In a single window of the Bacillus clarus genome:
- the dnaB gene encoding replicative DNA helicase — translation MSIQNVEAEKTVLGSLLLEGELIKECRLTEHHFSTTVHQAIFRLIRKIEEEGQPIDLVTLVSRIDPTFLKEIGGIEYFTNLIECVPTTANFSYYEGLVRGAWKMYHAGVLGHKMGERLLAEKDEKIIGETITALCELEEKDCTRDFNLKDVLVDLYEELHQDTDEITGIETGYKALNKMTCGLQDGDFVVIGARPSMGKTAFALNIALHAAKSGAAVGMFSLEMSSKQLLKRMASCAGDVSGGRLKNPKHRFTIEDWEKVSKAFAEIGDLPLEIYDKAGITMQEIWMQARKLKRKHGDKKLLVIVDYLQLITGDSKYRGNRFQEISEISRKLKLLARDLNVCVVALSQLSRAVESRQDKRPLLSDLRETGQIEQDADVIMLMYREDYYDKETEQKEITEIHVAKHRNGPVGSLKLRFLKEIGRFVERVN, via the coding sequence ATGAGTATTCAAAATGTGGAGGCGGAAAAGACGGTATTAGGCTCTTTATTGCTTGAGGGAGAGCTTATTAAAGAGTGCCGTTTGACGGAGCATCATTTTTCTACGACTGTGCATCAGGCAATATTCAGGTTAATACGGAAAATTGAGGAAGAGGGGCAACCAATTGATCTGGTGACGCTCGTTTCTCGAATAGATCCCACCTTTTTGAAGGAGATTGGCGGGATAGAGTATTTTACGAATTTAATTGAATGTGTTCCTACAACTGCCAATTTCTCTTATTATGAAGGGCTTGTTCGAGGTGCATGGAAAATGTATCACGCGGGCGTTCTCGGGCACAAAATGGGAGAGCGACTTCTCGCGGAGAAGGATGAGAAAATAATTGGTGAGACGATTACGGCACTTTGTGAATTAGAAGAAAAGGATTGTACGCGTGATTTTAATTTAAAGGATGTTTTAGTTGATTTGTATGAAGAGCTTCATCAAGATACGGATGAGATTACAGGGATTGAGACTGGATATAAAGCGTTAAATAAGATGACGTGCGGTTTGCAAGATGGTGATTTTGTCGTAATTGGCGCACGCCCTTCTATGGGAAAAACAGCGTTTGCTTTAAATATCGCTTTGCATGCGGCGAAATCAGGCGCGGCAGTTGGGATGTTTTCTTTAGAAATGAGCAGTAAGCAATTATTGAAAAGGATGGCTTCTTGCGCAGGAGATGTGTCAGGGGGAAGGCTGAAAAATCCGAAGCATCGTTTTACAATAGAAGATTGGGAAAAAGTGAGTAAGGCGTTTGCGGAAATTGGTGATTTACCACTTGAGATTTATGATAAGGCTGGAATCACAATGCAGGAAATTTGGATGCAAGCTCGTAAGTTAAAGCGGAAGCATGGAGATAAAAAACTTTTAGTCATTGTTGATTATTTACAGCTCATTACAGGAGATTCAAAGTATAGGGGCAACCGATTTCAAGAAATTAGTGAGATTTCACGTAAGCTGAAGTTATTAGCGCGTGATTTGAATGTATGTGTAGTAGCGTTGTCGCAATTGTCTCGCGCGGTAGAGTCACGTCAAGATAAGCGTCCGCTTTTATCTGATTTAAGGGAGACAGGACAGATTGAGCAAGATGCGGATGTCATTATGCTTATGTATCGTGAAGATTATTATGATAAGGAAACAGAGCAGAAAGAGATAACGGAGATCCATGTGGCGAAGCACCGGAATGGGCCTGTTGGTAGTTTGAAATTGAGATTTTTGAAGGAGATTGGGCGGTTTGTGGAGAGGGTGAATTAG
- a CDS encoding ribonuclease J → MSTIENALSIFALGGLNEIGKNMYAIEYSNDIVIIDCGNKFPDESFLGIDLIIPDIAYLVENKDKVRALIVTHGHEDHIGGIPFFLKKLNVPVYATRFTLGLIEIKLKEHKLLGESELIEINSNSNLIIGEMSVSFFKVTHSIPDCLGIVFHTPEGNIVHTGDFKFDLTPANNENSDIHKMAEIGKGGVLLLLSESTNAERPGLTPSEQMVGEHVEATFMKAERKVILSTFASNISRVQQVVNAAQKTNRKIALLGRSMVNVVAVAMERGYLTVPDGMLIDPHEINEMAPESVAILCTGSQGEPMAALARLSTGNYRGVDILPGDTVIFAAGPIPGNERNITSIVDNLFALGAKVIYGSGSTSGMHVSGHGYQEDLKLMLTLMKPKYFIPIHGEFRMLHHHRLLGESVGVEQGNTFIINNGDVVDIEHTIARQTRKIPVGNTYVDGGDVDNIGEIVLRDRKQLSEDGMLMIVLTMSKAEGILISDPDTISRGFVDRDFSELRRDVNRLTIKTVNELQEANRNQWNVMKKQIKKSIRQYVYTHTKKKPMIVPILIEI, encoded by the coding sequence TTGAGTACAATAGAAAATGCATTATCTATCTTCGCCTTAGGCGGCTTGAATGAAATCGGGAAAAATATGTATGCAATCGAATATTCAAACGACATCGTGATTATCGACTGTGGCAATAAGTTTCCAGATGAAAGTTTTTTAGGAATTGATTTGATTATCCCTGATATAGCCTACTTAGTAGAAAATAAAGATAAAGTCAGGGCTTTAATTGTCACACATGGGCATGAAGATCATATCGGGGGGATCCCGTTCTTCTTAAAAAAATTGAATGTACCTGTTTATGCCACACGCTTCACACTAGGATTAATTGAAATCAAATTAAAAGAACATAAACTTCTAGGAGAAAGTGAACTTATTGAAATCAACTCAAACTCAAACTTGATAATCGGAGAAATGAGTGTAAGCTTTTTCAAAGTGACCCATAGTATTCCTGATTGCTTGGGAATAGTCTTTCACACACCAGAGGGTAATATTGTACATACGGGCGACTTCAAGTTCGATTTAACCCCTGCGAATAATGAGAATTCGGATATTCATAAAATGGCTGAAATTGGAAAAGGAGGAGTCTTGCTTCTATTGTCTGAGAGTACCAATGCAGAACGTCCTGGCCTGACCCCATCGGAACAAATGGTAGGTGAACATGTGGAAGCAACTTTCATGAAAGCCGAACGCAAAGTTATTCTTTCTACCTTTGCTTCAAATATTAGTCGCGTTCAGCAAGTCGTGAATGCAGCGCAAAAAACAAATCGAAAAATTGCGTTGCTTGGACGAAGTATGGTTAATGTCGTAGCGGTTGCTATGGAACGTGGGTATTTAACAGTTCCAGATGGAATGTTAATTGACCCACATGAAATCAATGAAATGGCTCCTGAAAGTGTGGCCATTTTATGCACGGGCAGTCAAGGAGAACCAATGGCTGCTCTTGCTCGCCTGTCCACTGGAAACTATCGCGGTGTCGACATTTTACCTGGAGATACGGTTATATTTGCAGCAGGTCCAATACCCGGGAATGAACGAAATATCACGAGTATCGTAGACAACTTATTTGCACTTGGAGCCAAAGTGATTTATGGATCAGGAAGTACATCCGGAATGCATGTTTCTGGCCATGGTTATCAAGAAGATTTAAAACTAATGCTTACATTAATGAAACCAAAATATTTTATTCCCATTCACGGTGAATTTAGAATGTTACACCATCACCGTTTGTTAGGTGAATCCGTTGGAGTAGAGCAAGGAAACACGTTTATCATCAATAATGGCGATGTCGTCGATATTGAACATACCATTGCCCGTCAGACCCGGAAAATACCGGTTGGGAATACCTATGTAGACGGGGGAGATGTTGATAATATTGGGGAAATTGTGTTACGAGACCGCAAACAACTTTCAGAGGATGGGATGCTCATGATTGTTTTAACTATGAGCAAAGCGGAAGGAATACTGATTTCTGACCCCGATACCATTTCTCGTGGATTTGTGGATAGAGATTTCTCGGAACTCCGAAGAGACGTTAATCGACTTACTATAAAAACTGTTAACGAGCTACAAGAAGCAAATAGAAACCAATGGAATGTAATGAAAAAACAAATAAAAAAATCAATACGACAATATGTATATACACATACTAAGAAAAAGCCAATGATTGTTCCTATACTTATTGAAATTTAA
- a CDS encoding aldehyde dehydrogenase yields the protein MVDDIQQLIQEHRQFFHHDHTRSLQFRLKQLEKLKNSIQKYESQVLSALYQDLHKSEFEAYAAEVGFSFNSINFIMKYLKQWMKPQKVKTPIHFAPSKSYIIKEPYGTVLIIGPFNYPFQSLIEPLIGAIAAGNCVVLKPSENAPNVSAVFNKIISETFDKQYIRVIEGGREITSLLIHAPFDHIFFTGSVQVGKIVMEAAAKNLVPVTLELGGKGPAIVDETANLDIAAKRIIWGKFINAGQSCIAPDYVIAHKSIKIKLISKMKEIITNFYGPDVLKSNDYGRIINERQFDRLISILEQDKNYIVFGGNSSRSHLYIEPTLLEVKSWDDAAMKEEIFGPILPIMDYNDLDEVIHTVNTHPKPLALYVFTENKNVEKQVLERISFGGGCVNDTMSHMANIHLPFGGVGNAGFGAYHGKHSFDAFTHRKSILKKSSRIDLGFVFPPYRNKIKILRKIFK from the coding sequence ATGGTTGATGATATACAACAACTTATTCAAGAACATAGACAATTTTTCCATCATGATCATACAAGAAGTCTTCAATTTCGGCTTAAACAGTTAGAAAAGCTAAAAAATTCTATTCAAAAATATGAAAGTCAAGTGCTAAGCGCATTATATCAAGATTTACACAAAAGCGAGTTTGAAGCATACGCTGCAGAAGTTGGTTTCTCATTTAACAGTATCAATTTTATAATGAAATACCTAAAACAGTGGATGAAACCTCAAAAAGTAAAAACACCTATTCATTTTGCCCCATCCAAAAGCTACATAATAAAAGAGCCATATGGTACCGTGCTAATTATTGGACCTTTTAATTATCCATTCCAATCATTAATTGAACCTCTCATTGGGGCAATTGCAGCAGGAAATTGTGTAGTTCTCAAGCCTTCAGAAAATGCACCAAATGTTTCAGCTGTATTTAACAAAATAATAAGTGAAACATTTGATAAGCAATACATTCGTGTAATTGAAGGAGGCAGGGAAATAACTTCTTTATTGATTCATGCACCTTTTGACCATATCTTTTTTACTGGTAGCGTTCAAGTTGGAAAAATTGTCATGGAAGCTGCGGCGAAAAACCTTGTACCAGTAACATTAGAACTTGGTGGAAAAGGACCTGCTATTGTCGATGAAACTGCTAACCTCGATATAGCAGCCAAGCGCATTATCTGGGGAAAATTCATAAATGCTGGCCAATCCTGTATTGCACCTGATTATGTTATTGCCCACAAATCTATCAAGATAAAATTGATTTCGAAAATGAAAGAAATCATTACAAACTTTTATGGACCAGATGTATTAAAAAGCAATGATTACGGTCGAATTATTAATGAGAGACAATTCGATAGACTTATCTCTATATTAGAGCAAGACAAAAATTATATAGTATTTGGTGGAAATTCATCTAGAAGCCATTTATATATTGAACCAACACTTCTTGAAGTAAAATCATGGGATGATGCAGCTATGAAAGAAGAAATTTTCGGACCGATTTTACCAATTATGGATTACAATGATTTGGATGAAGTCATTCATACGGTTAACACCCATCCCAAACCGTTAGCTTTGTATGTGTTTACTGAAAATAAAAATGTTGAAAAGCAGGTATTAGAACGAATTTCTTTTGGAGGAGGATGCGTCAACGATACAATGTCACATATGGCTAATATCCACTTACCTTTTGGCGGAGTAGGAAATGCAGGATTCGGCGCCTATCATGGGAAACATAGTTTTGATGCTTTTACACATCGTAAAAGCATTTTAAAGAAAAGCTCAAGGATAGATTTAGGGTTTGTATTTCCACCGTATAGGAACAAAATTAAAATTTTGCGAAAGATTTTTAAGTAA
- a CDS encoding DnaD domain-containing protein, whose amino-acid sequence MAVYRNVQVNFWQDDFVLDLTPEERYFYVYLLTCSKTTQCGIFPFPKRLAEMETGYNRETVDKLVQRFIDYGKILYDAETKELFVLNWLRYNPVTNTNVEKCVLRELKGVKNKEFVHMFLQKCVEEELNVPMLLAHFGMPGDLAVDDVDPVCEEAVEEEVMEEETGSKVFTFYEQHFGSLSPYAVEELNVWMVDLSEELVLKALQIAYENNKRTVAYVKGILRGWHGKGFTKVSEVEADTANFRKKESSVSTGETENFLAKCEEWEKNALSEEELQRFLKEKGWRP is encoded by the coding sequence ATGGCGGTGTATCGTAATGTGCAGGTGAATTTTTGGCAGGATGATTTTGTTTTGGATTTGACGCCGGAGGAGCGGTATTTTTATGTTTACTTATTAACTTGTTCGAAGACGACGCAGTGCGGGATTTTTCCTTTTCCGAAGCGGTTAGCTGAGATGGAGACGGGTTATAACAGGGAGACTGTTGATAAGTTGGTGCAGCGTTTTATTGATTATGGAAAGATTCTTTATGATGCGGAGACGAAGGAGCTTTTTGTTTTAAATTGGCTTCGTTATAATCCTGTGACGAATACGAATGTGGAGAAGTGTGTGCTTCGTGAGCTGAAGGGTGTGAAGAATAAGGAGTTTGTACATATGTTTCTTCAGAAGTGTGTGGAGGAGGAGCTGAATGTTCCGATGCTTTTAGCACATTTCGGTATGCCTGGTGATTTAGCTGTGGATGATGTTGATCCAGTTTGCGAGGAGGCAGTGGAAGAAGAGGTTATGGAGGAAGAAACGGGAAGTAAGGTATTCACGTTTTATGAGCAACATTTCGGTAGTTTGTCTCCTTATGCGGTAGAGGAATTGAATGTGTGGATGGTTGATTTGTCAGAGGAACTGGTGCTGAAGGCTCTTCAAATTGCGTATGAGAATAATAAGCGAACGGTTGCTTATGTGAAGGGGATTTTGAGGGGATGGCACGGGAAGGGATTTACGAAAGTGTCTGAGGTTGAAGCGGATACGGCGAATTTTCGGAAGAAGGAGTCGTCTGTTAGTACTGGGGAGACGGAGAATTTTTTGGCGAAGTGTGAGGAGTGGGAGAAGAATGCGCTGTCTGAGGAAGAGTTGCAGAGGTTCTTGAAGGAAAAAGGGTGGCGCCCATGA